The DNA region CGACTTCGTGCGCCAAGTGCAATTTCTGAGTATCGGCACGAATGATTTAACCCAATACGCTCTGGCCGCGGATCGCGGCAATGAACACGTGAGCTATCTCTATCGCGCCATTCATCCGGCCATGCTGCGGATGATCCACCGCATCGTCACGGCCGCCCGCCGCTATGCCATTCCGGTGACGCTTTGCGGTGAAATGGCGGCCGACCCAATGGCCGTTCCCTTCCTCGTCGGTCTGGAAGTCGCCACGTTAAGTATGATGCCCGTCTCACTCCCGCCGGTGAAACACCTGATTCGCTCGCTGTCGCTCGTGGAACAAAAGGCCGCTGTCGCCCGCGCGCTGCAGGCCGGCACGGTCGCCGAAGTCGAGGCGATTCTTCGCACGGTCCGTGAACCCAAGCTCCTTACGATGGGCGACGAGGCACCCAAAACCGCTTGACACGTCTCCGCGCCAACGCTACGAACCCCGTCCACATGTGTGCTCGGGGTCGTACGCAGAAACACCACAAGCGGTCCGCACCGCGTAACACGAAAACCACTAAGGAGCGAGCCATGAACAACCGCACGTATTTCTTCACCTCGGAATCCGTCACCGAAGGACATCCGGACAAAGTCGCCGACCAAATTTCCGATACCATCCTGGACTCGCTGCTGGCGCAAGACCAGAACTCGCGCGTCGCCTGCGAAACCATGGTCACCACCGGATTGGCACTGGTGGCCGGAGAAATCACCACCAATGCCACGGTGCACTACCCGGAACTGATCCGCAACACGATCAAGGAAATTGGCTACAATCATCACTCGATGGGATTCGATTGGGAAACCTGCGCAGTCCTGACTTCGTTCGATCGGCAATCCGTCGATATCGCCCAAGGCGTCAACGAAGGCGAAGGGACCTACAAAGAACAGGGCGCTGGAGATCAGGGCCTGATGTTCGGCTATGCGAGCAACGAGACCAAAGAACTAATGCCGCTGCCGATTGCGTTGGCACACCGCTTAGCCGAACGGCTGGCGAGCTGTCGCAAGCAAGGCACGCTCCCGTTTCTCCGTCCCGATGGCAAGACGCAAGTGACCGTGCAATACGAAGGCTATCGACCCGTCCGAATCGATACCGTCGTCGTCTCGACCCAACACGCGCCGGACATCAGCCAAGAGGCGATTCAAGAAGGGGTCTTGGCGGAAGTGGTCAAACCGATCATCCCGGCAGAACTCTTGGATAAGAAAACCCGCTATTTTATTAACCCGACGGGACGCTTCGTCTTGGGCGGGCCCCACGCGGACTGCGGGCTCACCGGTCGCAAGA from Deltaproteobacteria bacterium includes:
- a CDS encoding methionine adenosyltransferase, producing the protein MNNRTYFFTSESVTEGHPDKVADQISDTILDSLLAQDQNSRVACETMVTTGLALVAGEITTNATVHYPELIRNTIKEIGYNHHSMGFDWETCAVLTSFDRQSVDIAQGVNEGEGTYKEQGAGDQGLMFGYASNETKELMPLPIALAHRLAERLASCRKQGTLPFLRPDGKTQVTVQYEGYRPVRIDTVVVSTQHAPDISQEAIQEGVLAEVVKPIIPAELLDKKTRYFINPTGRFVLGGPHADCGLTGRKIIADTYGGMGSHGGGAFSGKDPTKVDRSASYMARYIAKNVVASGIVDRCEVQIAYVIGYSEPISLLINGFKTERVDAGKLEAAVREIFPLRPAAIIKHLELRRPIYRKTAAYGHFGRELAEFTWERTDRAEALRKLLNA